In Cololabis saira isolate AMF1-May2022 chromosome 14, fColSai1.1, whole genome shotgun sequence, a single genomic region encodes these proteins:
- the LOC133460192 gene encoding zygote arrest protein 2.S-like, with product MEGFLSTFTAYNVYSSPLCAAPGPGAPRGALGGPGRGWGKRDGRFVAPHGLSYLELWKVLLAQVGPQVVGPPAGPRTRDCGVQVNAQADKVVQCSLGPKLLLCDEYPSPCSSPGSPAAQGPRTPPAGRLRMLRPVSIYSPLFDRRTFLKRLRDGGGSEDEAPGAAPGDEAAEQDLGTEVRTPRGPSFQFLEQRYGFFHCKKCNIRWESAYVWCISGTSKVYFKQLCRKCQVGYNPYKVESILCKGCSQTCCSCEKKQRHINMKRPHRQDLCCRCKGMKLSCDATYSFKYIV from the exons ATGGAGGGGTTCCTGTCCACGTTCACGGCCTATAACGTGTACAGCAGCCCGCTGTGCGCGGCCCCGGGCCCGGGGGCCCCGCGGGGGGCCCTAGGGGGCCCGGGCCGCGGCTGGGGGAAGAGGGACGGCCGCTTCGTGGCCCCCCACGGCCTCAGCTACCTGGAGCTGTGGAAGGTGCTGCTGGCCCAGGTGGGGCCCCAGGTGGTGGGGCCCCCCGCGGGGCCGCGCACCCGGGACTGCGGCGTGCAGGTGAACGCGCAGGCGGACAAGGTGGTGCAGTGCTCGCTGGGGCCCAAGCTGCTGCTCTGCGACGAGTACCCGTCCCCCTGCTCGTCCCCCGGGAGCCCCGCTGCGCAGGGGCCCCGCACGCCCCCGGCCGGCCGCCTGCGCATGCTCAGACCCGTGTCCATCTACTCCCCGCTGTTCGACCGCAGGACCTTCCTGAAGAGGCTCCGCGACGGCGGCGGGAGCGAGGACGAGGCCCCCGGAGCGGCCCCGGGGGACGAGGCAGCAGAGCAGGACCTGGGGACGGAGGTCCGGACCCCCAGGGGCCCCAGCTTCCAG TTCTTGGAGCAGAGGTATGGCTTCTTCCACTGTAAGAAGTGCAACATCCGGTGGGAGAGTGCTTATGTATGGTGCATTTCTGGAACCAGTAAG GTGTACTTCAAGCAGCTCTGCCGGAAGTGCCAGGTGGGATATAACCCCTACAAGGTGGAGTCTATCCTCTGCAAG GGCTGCTCTCAGACGTGCTGCAGCTGTGAGAAGAAGCAGAGGCACATTAACATGAAGAGGCCTCACCGCCAGGACCTGTGCTGCCGCTGTAAAGGAATGAAGTTGTCCTGCGACGCCACCTACAGCTTCAAATACATCGTCTGA